The following DNA comes from Musa acuminata AAA Group cultivar baxijiao chromosome BXJ1-4, Cavendish_Baxijiao_AAA, whole genome shotgun sequence.
ATCATCATTAGCAATAAGGCAAGAGATAGACGTTACCTTCCTGCCAACAATACGTGGACCTTCTTGTTGTTTACTTTTGCCATGGTTGTTGGTTTAGTATTGAGGCTCCACGATCAACGTAGCTATTTATGGTCATTGCCATCGACGAAACCATCTGTTGAGCCTTGGTGACCAATCGGGCAATGAAACTATAGTATAGCTATCACCAAGTCCTGAGAGATGGCTATTGTGGACGTCCTTATTATCACTGGTCATTAGTACTTTCAAAGAAGCCTTATAGAACCTCAATGATCAATGGGTTACTTTATAACTTATTACAACATTAATAAAATAGTTAGTATAGTTGAAGCCTCGACATCATCCTCCTTGGTAGTGTCATTGAAGCATCGATTGTGTTGACCAATCGTTCAATGGATCATGAATTATTCATTGCACCaacaataaaatatataatattaaataaatatatatttatagtttAGTATTGTTAATTTGAATATCATTTAAGTATAGGATACTTATTACAGCGTATGATCCTCTTCTGTTTTCTAGATGACATGAATATCGATTTGGAATATCGATTTTTCATTGTTTGCCTCTTAATCTCTCAAAATATGAATTGTGTTTTAAGGTTTAATATATCTTAAGCTTCTTATACAGCCTCTGTGGTGTTGACgatccaaaccctaattgatcctTCTAGATGATAAAAAGTGATAGAATATACTACGAAAGCATCATCGTGGTGGTCCTCGAGGCCTGTTGTTACAAGATAACCAAAGCCTATGATCTTCAAGATTATCATATCACCGTAATATACTAATACTATCAAGCAATATTAGGTGATAGAAGTCAAGAGTGAGTATTTGAGATACCCGCATAACAAGCTTATGTCAATTTGtaaaacatatttatattttcaaatgaatgattatttataaataaatactaaGCGCATTCGACTTTAACCATAAGTTAACCATATTCTAATTGTTAATGCTCACCAGACACATTACGAAAGGTAAAAATGATATGAAAATAAGAGATCATAAACAAACTAACATGCTTGCACATgcatacttaccaaaaaaattagGAACATTAAGAATCAAAATTATtctatactatgtttttcatatgtatataaaaaaaatagatttagctTACCATTAATACCGCCCGACACACGATCTGAAATATCCAATGTTTTTAATGCTATCTTCAAGTGAACTTCTTTATTCGAGTATCAATTGTTAGAATCTTAACAATACGTAAAAATGAACAGTCGTCTAGTTGTATTTAGTTAATGAATCTAAATCACCTAACATAAGATCGTAAGTAATACGGGCAGTGATGTATAGTTAGTTGGTTTGACATCAACAAAAATTCAACGAGTCATAAAATTATGCCACTGGAAGAATCTAACGCTCGTAGGCAGGCCAAGACAGCGAGCGGCCCCACGTGGGGCCCACCAATAAAGCCTGGtaagcggcggcggtggcggtggctcgCGATGTGCGTGAGTTTGACGCGGTGTGTTGTTCTCGCCTCCCCCGGTTAACGATAAAACGCTGGCTGCGGGAGCAGGGCgccatctccttcctcctcttccttggtCGCAGCAGGGGCCTCGTCCGAGAGACCTTCGGTAAGTCTATCGTCACATCTTTCGATCGTTTTCTGTACTAATTCAGTCGCTGCTGGTTTGTTTGATCCGTGTGGCCTTTCTGTGTTCGTCAGTGGTGAACAAGATGGGGCTCACCTTCACGAGGTTGTTCAGCCGGCTCTTTGCGAAGAAGGAGATGAGGATCTTGATGGTTGGGCTCGACGCGGCCGGTAAAACGACGATCTTGTACAAGCTCAAGCTCGGAGAGATAGTTACCACCATCCCCACTATTGGTCAGCATCTATTTCCCTGTCCATCTTATGTTCTTTTTGACGACGCTCTTCTACCTTGTTCTCTCTATGAATTGTAAGCGTTCTTTGATGAGTCTTGGATTTCTTCCCTCCGTTAGATCATTATACTGCGAAATTATGGTTCGTTCTCATTATGCtcgttgtcgtcgtcgtcgtcgtcgtcttgttTTTCTTCTGTCCCTTTCTATGTCGCCAAGCTATATGGTTCCTGTTCGCTGCGGATAATCGAACAAAAGATAGCTCTTTAGAGTGATCCTGCAAATCATTCTGAAACTGGTTTCTGTTGATTTTTGGAGATCGTTTGCATGTTAAAGAAAATGATTTGTTTTCACGGGATCGAGAAGTTTAAGGATGgacacgcatatatatatatatatattttctcttatcattttctatctttttcccttttcatGTTGGTTGCTTTTGGCGCAACTTTATGTGTTATATCAAAGATAATAAGCATGCTATCAAGATTAAAAGATACAAAGAAAAGAGAAACAGTAAGTCTTTGATCTTACCGATATGGTTGGTTGAGCTGACTTAAAATTTCCTTGTGTCTGGTTATTTGGATATTACAATTCAACTCTTCATAAATTGAAGTGCCAGCATTTGGAAGTAAGTTAAAATGCGATGTTGAAGTGACTCATGATTCATGGAACCAGTGATGCAATACTTTGTGGTCTTTTagcaacattttctatgttggttCATGGTTTTGGTAAAGCCTTATACCATAGAAGGACCACCCTGATACATATTAAGTGCTGAACAGTTTGCAGTGATCCTTACTGTGAGCTTCGTTGGCACCAAAGTTTGTGTGTTGCTTACATGGGAGATTTGAGATTGATGCATTATCAAAATTCACCTTAAAACTCCATCCAAGATTTTTAGAATTGATGGCATTATTTTTCTTAAGGGATTGCTACATATTTATTTAGGATCTGTTGGAGCAATTAGTCAATATATGTTAGAGATGGTTTTGGTTATAATTTAGAGATTGCATTAACATCTTATCTAGGATTTGACTTATTTACTTACCTTCATAATTTACCAGTGCAGTTTCCTATGTAGACTTATGTTTCAATCACAAGCAGATTCTCTCTTTCTGGGCAATTTGTGTATTCAGTAATAAAATTTGATGCTTTAATTCAGGATTCAATGTGGAGACTGTAGAGTACAAGAACATTAGTTTTACTGTTTGGGATGTTGGTGGTCAAGATAAGGTAGGTTACATCTCTATTTGATACTCTGATTTTACTTGCTTAAGTGTGGAATTAAAGCTTCACATTTTGTGGAACATCTGTGAGTTTATGGAGGTTGCATACATTTGAAGGCATAATGCATTGTAAACTTTAAATCTACTGATTTTAAACTTGACCAGACTATTTTAATGGTATGTTATGTCTGATACTTgcttattttgatttatttattgGGTGTTTCATCTAAACAGATCAGACCTCTGTGGAGGCACTACTTCCAGAACACTCAGGGCCTTATTTTTGTTGTAGACAGCAATGACAGAGACCGTATTATCGAGGCAAGGGATGAACTCCACAGGATGCTTAATGAGGTGAGTTGGTTTGGTTTGTTGACAACCATTATGTTCTCTCTAATTCAGCATGTCTGTGCTGTTTGAAATTCTAGTACAGTGTCATGATCGGATGCAATTATGTTTGCATGTACATTTCATGGTCACTTGTTGGAAATTAAAATGCCAAATTAGTGATGGTTGCTTTTCTCTTTATTGGTTCACTAAGATAAGTTTCTGCTCAAATTTaatttactatatttatttggttTTTATGCAGGATGAGTTACGTGATGCAGTTTTGCTTGTGTTTGCAAATAAGcaagatcttccaaatgcaatGAATGCAGCTGAAATTACTGATAAGCTTGGCCTGCATTCCCTGCGTCACCGACACTGGTATGACTCCTGATTCCCATGTTGCTACATTCCAGAATTGCTGCTTTTCCTGTTTATTTATAATACGAAGCAAGGATTTGTGGTCGAGACTGAGAAATTCCACGTTTTTCTtctaataattcataaaaagggAGAGAATAGCATGTGATGGCCATACAGTTTATGTCGACATGTCATGGTGGTATTACTCTTAAAATCCTTTTGCAGCAAAGGGAAAATCTACTCTATCATCTTATTTTGAAATCGCCCAAATCTCTATTTATTGTCTCCAACTAACCTGTTAGTTCATATGATAACAGCCAATTAGATGGAAACATCAAACAATAACCAAATGCTTCATCTTATTTCAGAGTCTTACAGAAATTAAGGTTTTCTGTAAAATTATTGGTGTTCAGAAGTAATTATGTCACAACAGTTGCTAGAATAATAACCAAAAGAGCCACATGCTTCTCCTCAGCTTATAAAGCTTGAAATTCTCTGAACTACATAAATTTTATTCAAGATTGATTGGTGCCTTCTCATTTCTCCAGTTGGGATGTTAATTTGCACTATGTTTATTTTCTATCTTGTGCTGCTTCCTGTTTTTGTCGTGTTTTTGATGCAGTACCAAAGCATGTTTATACAATTATACCACATCCTTTTTTTATTAAGGTACATCTTGGTCTTTTTCACTCGTAGTTTGATGATCAAGAAAATGTGTGATATGGTTGCAGGTATATTCAGAGCGCATGTGCTACATCTGGTGAAGGTTTGTACGAGGGGCTGGATTGGCTCTCCAACAATATCGTCACCAAGGTTTGTATCttaattaatttatttgtttCTTAATTATTTAATCTCTTTTGGGTCAGTGGTGTAACCATAGGACTTTTGCGACAATGAGTACTGAAATTGAATATGTCAACTAAGTTAAGCATCACTATGAAAAACTTTTGCAGCAATGGTGGAAACTATTCTTCCATAGATTAGCAATACGTATCACTTAGCCAAGTTTAACTTCAATTATCTGGGCATCAGGATGCTAAATGAACTCAAGCAATACACAAGAGTTGGATTGGACATAGCTTTGGGAGACCGGTGCCCAA
Coding sequences within:
- the LOC135641169 gene encoding ADP-ribosylation factor 1-like, which produces MGLTFTRLFSRLFAKKEMRILMVGLDAAGKTTILYKLKLGEIVTTIPTIGFNVETVEYKNISFTVWDVGGQDKIRPLWRHYFQNTQGLIFVVDSNDRDRIIEARDELHRMLNEDELRDAVLLVFANKQDLPNAMNAAEITDKLGLHSLRHRHWYIQSACATSGEGLYEGLDWLSNNIVTKA